One Triplophysa dalaica isolate WHDGS20190420 chromosome 11, ASM1584641v1, whole genome shotgun sequence genomic window carries:
- the mavs gene encoding mitochondrial antiviral-signaling protein, whose translation MTYASDRLYNEAIRRNLGHYATIVKVKEIMLHLPCLTLTDREEVEAKKDSTGNYAAVQMLLDNMRRRENWPEEFIAALRLCEHRKLADELSDAYDRIRGWTNNAAPAPAQAPAQAPASDSTAAATTTVTIHTVPVTTPPHLTQPLVKAPAPTTATSQIAAQVSPPASDLQHVEQVPALATSPEPASQIPPPVVLSSQTSFPTVVSASNVTSTVQQNEVPPQVGAIEYKTPISDTPDGQTTSLTDGNVLSNLSVQASSSSASLSQTTNTYSPSQSSQNSEKDLVPFAVEETSRRLPVQDTNSPINMEPEECSDPTVNETVQRTNTAGMPIKARKTTAIRIPQATPSAPAEVHAHCFPSVSQEYFSKPGILQVPNEGVVMQEEPCSTTTTDLEISRSVLSAEPVQSVNFEHPINPLSFISESSEASSLNQPEEDHYESSLESLMGTRQHELRWSEEPSDENLNSQPPRMLSNTFNPCGGSGNMQHSTGISENQPVQSYENSESVVYLPKPSGRDIIRPSHKERSTTFNYQEQLSNATKLASNPKVDPREEGQTTSHINKLQLTAAAAAVGIGLFVVWKIKH comes from the exons ATGACATACGCAAGTGACCGGCTTTATAATGAGGCGATCAGGCGGAATTTGGGACATTATGCAACAATAGTCAAAGTGAAAGAGATCATGCTCCATTTGCCGTGCCTCACTCTCACTGATAGG GAGGAGGTTGAAGCCAAAAAAGACTCTACTGGGAACTATGCTGCTGTGCAGATGCTTTTGGACAATATGCGCAGACGAGAGAACTGGCCTGAAGAGTTCATCGCTGCACTGCGGCTCTGTGAACACAGAAAACTGGCTGATGAGCTCAGTGATGCTTATGACAGGATCAGGGGATGGACGA ATAATGCAGCACCTGCACCTGCACAAGCTCCTGCACAAGCTCCTGCTTCTGATTCCACAGCTGCTGCTACAACAACGGTAACCATTCATACTGTCCCAGTGACCACTCCTCCCCATCTTACTCAACCTTTGGTAAAGGCACCAGCACCAACGACTGCTACTTCCCAAATCGCAGCTCAAGTTTCACCACCAGCTTCTGATCTTCAGCATGTAGAGCAAGTCCCCGCTCTGGCCACCTCTCCTGAACCAGCTTCTCAAATTCCACCACCTGTTGTACTTTCCTCCCAAACATCTTTCCCAACTGTTGTCTCAGCCTCCAATGTGACTTCAACTGTTCAGCAAAATGAAGTCCCACCCCAGGTTGGGGCAATTGAATACAAAACACCCATTTCAGACACCCCAGATGGCCAAACCACTTCCTTAACTGATGGCAACGTTCTTTCCAACTTAAGTGTTCAAGCTTCCTCCTCAAGTGCCTCTCTAAGCCAAACTACAAACACTTACTCCCCCTCACAAAGTTCCCAGAACTCTGAGAAGGACCTGGTACCATTTGCCGTTGAAGAAACATCCCGGAGGCTCCCTGTCCAGGATACAAATTCTCCTATTAATATGGAACCAGAAGAATGCTCTGACCCAACTGTAAATGAG ACTGTTCAGAGGACCAACACAGCTGGAATGCCAATCAAAGCCCGTAAAACAACTGCCATAAGAATACCTCAGGCAACACCTTCTGCCCCTGCTGAGGTACATGCTCACTGCTTCCCTTCTGTCAGCCAGGAATATTTCAGTAAGCCTGGCATTCTTCAAGTTCCAAATGAAGGAGTTGTCATGCAAGAAGAGCCATGCTCTACAACTACAACTGATTTGGAGATCAGCAGATCAGTGCTTTCAGCAGAGCCAGTACAGTCTGTTAATTTTGAGCACCCCATCAATCCTCTCTCGTTCATCAGTGAAAGCTCAGAGGCTTCCAGCCTGAACCAGCCTGAAGAGGACCACTATGAATCTTCATTGGAAAGTCTAATGGGAACACGGCAACATGAATTACGTTGGTCGGAGGAACCATCTGATGAAAATTTAAATAGTCAGCCCCCAAGAATGCTGAGCAACACATTCAATCCATGTGGGGGTTCCGGAAATATGCAACATAGCACAGGAATCTCTGAAAACCAGCCAGTCCAGAGTTATGAAAACAGTGAAAGTGTGGTTTATCTTCCTAAGCCATCTGGTCGTGATATCATCAGACCATCACACAAAGAGAGGTCGACCACTTTTAACTACCAGGAGCAACTATCAAATGCCACTAAACTAGCAAGTAATCCTAAAGTAGACCCGAGAGAAGAGGGCCAGACAACAAGCCACATAAATAAACTCCAGCTTACTGCTGCAGCAGCTGCTGTAGGCATTGGCCTTTTTGTGGTCTGGAAAATCAAGCACTGA
- the LOC130431776 gene encoding uncharacterized protein LOC130431776, which yields MTYASDRLYDEVIRRNLGLYTEKVKASEIMGFLPCLTITDREEIEAKNISVGNSAAVQILLSNLRRRGNWPEELINALIHFEHTTLAHQLSDAYDRIRGRTNKAATAPAQAPASDSTAAAAKTMVTTHTVPVTTPPILTPPSVNAPAQTTASSNIAAQVPQPASDQHVEQVPAPATSPEPTSQPQILPPVVVSSQKSLPVVPTSEVASSKVLNQGGATENETTLSDNPDGQTTTSFTDGKVLSSSSAPASSSSASLSDTTNSHSISQSSQNSEKDKVQIAVEVSFEKLPVQDNNFPLNMEPEKCSDPTVNETGQRTNTAIRIPQPTSSASAEVVIHCLPYVSQDDFSKPDVLRPDEEEPCSTTTDDLEISRTPEPSAELGHSSSLEHSSEPLSSINESSDASSSQNMAQEDHYESSCKSEAGTLTSIIHFAEEGSAENLNGPTPKMLGNTLNSCAGSENLQHSKGISKDQPVQIYENTESGVCFRKLPGRDAIRPSDQERSTSINYQEQESNGAKQASSPNVGSREEGQTTRHINKLHLTAAAAAVGIGLFVVWKINH from the exons ATGACATACGCAAGTGACAGGCTTTATGATGAGGTTATCAGGCGGAATTTGGGTCTTTATACAGAGAAAGTCAAAGCCAGTGAGATTATGGGTTTCTTGCCGTGCCTTACGATCACTGATAGG GAGGAGATTGAAGCCAAAAATATCTCTGTGGGCAACTCTGCTGCTGTGCAGATACTTTTGAGCAACCTACGCAGGCGAGGGAACTGGCCTGAAGAGTTAATCAATGCACTGATCCACTTTGAACACACAACACTGGCTCATCAGCTCAGTGATGCTTATGACAGGATCAGGGGAAGGACGA ATAAAGCAGCTACTGCACCTGCACAAGCTCCTGCTTCTGATTCCACAGCTGCTGCTGCTAAAACAATGGTTACTACACATACTGTCCCGGTGACCACTCCTCCCATTCTGACTCCACCTTCAGTTAATGCTCCAGCACAGACAACTGCTTCTTCCAACATTGCAGCTCAAGTTCCACAACCAGCTTCTGATCAGCATGTAGAGCAAGTCCCAGCTCCAGCCACCTCTCCTGAACCTACTTCTCAACCTCAAATTCTACCTCCTGTTGTAGTTTCCTCCCAAAAATCTCTCCCTGTTGTCCCAACCTCCGAAGTGGCTTCAAGTAAAGTTTTAAACCAGGGTGGGGCAACTGAGAACGAAACAACCCTTTCAGACAACCCAGATGGCCAAACCACCACCTCCTTTACTGATGGTAAAGTTCTCTCCAGCTCAAGTGCTCCAGCTTCCTCCTCAAGCGCCTCTCTAAGCGACACTACAAACTCCCATTCCATCTCACAGAGTTCCCAGAACTCAGAGAAGGACAAGGTACAAATAGCTGTTGAAGTGTCCTTTGAGAAGCTTCCAGTCCAGGACAACAATTTTCCCCTAAATATGGAACCAGAAAAGTGCTCTGATCCGACTGTAAATGAG ACTGGTCAGAGAACCAACACTGCCATAAGAATACCTCAGCCAACATCTTCTGCCTCTGCTGAGGTAGTTATTCACTGCCTCCCTTATGTCAGCCAGGATGATTTCAGTAAACCTGACGTTCTTCGTCCAGATGAAGAAGAGCCGTGCTCGACAACTACAGATGATTTGGAGATCAGCAGGACACCAGAGCCTTCAGCAGAACTTGGACACTCCAGTAGTCTTGAGCACTCCAGCGAGCCTCTCTCTTCCATCAATGAAAGCTCAGATGCTTCCTCATCTCAAAACATGGCTCAAGAGGACCACTATGAATCTTCATGTAAAAGTGAAGCAGGAACACTGACCAGTATAATTCACTTTGCTGAGGAAGGATCTGCTGAAAATTTAAATGGTCCGACACCAAAAATGCTCGGTAACACATTGAATTCATGTGCGGGTTCTGAAAATCTGCAACATAGCAAAGGAATCTCTAAAGACCAGCCTGTCCAAATTTATGAAAACACTGAAAGTGGGGTTTGTTTTCGTAAACTGCCTGGCCGAGATGCCATCAGACCATCAGACCAGGAGAGGTCAACATCCATTAACTACCAGGAGCAAGAATCAAATGGCGCTAAGCAAGCAAGTAGTCCTAATGTAGGCTCAAGAGAAGAGGGTCAGACAACAAGACACATAAATAAACTCCACCTTACTGCTGCAGCAGCTGCTGTAGGCATTGGCCTTTTTGTGGTCTGGAAAATCAATCACTAA